One segment of Eretmochelys imbricata isolate rEreImb1 chromosome 5, rEreImb1.hap1, whole genome shotgun sequence DNA contains the following:
- the HNRNPK gene encoding heterogeneous nuclear ribonucleoprotein K isoform X2: METEQQEETFTNTETNGKRPAEDMEEEQAFKRSRNTDEMVELRILLQSKNAGAVIGKGGKNIKALRTDYNASVSVPDSSGPERILSISADIETIGEILKKIIPTLEEYQHYKGSDFDCELRLLIHQSLAGGIIGVKGAKIKELRENTQTTIKLFQECCPHSTDRVVLIGGKPDRVVECIKIILDLISESPIKGRAQPYDPNFYDETYDYGGFTMMFDDRRGRPVGFPMRGRGGFDRMPPGRGGRPMPPSRRDYDDMSPRRGPPPPPPGRGGRGGSRARNLPLPPPPPPRGGDLMSYDRRGRPGDRYDGMMMQCHVDACDDIQPPELFEGGSGYDYSYAGGRGSYGDLGGPIITTQVTIPKDLAGSIIGKGGQRIKQIRHESGASIKIDEPLEGSEDRIITITGTQDQIQNAQYLLQNSVKQYSGKFF; encoded by the exons ATGGAGACCGAGCAGCAAGAGGAGACTTTTACCAACACAGAGACAAATG GAAAACGTCCTGCAGAAGATATGGAAGAAGAACAGGCTTTCAAAAGATCTCGCAACACTGATGAAATGGTAGAACTGCGCATCCTGCTTCAGAGCAAA aaTGCTGGAGCAGTGATTGGAAAAGGTGGCAAAAATATTAAGGCACTTCGTACAGAC TACAATGCCAGTGTTTCAGTCCCAGACAGCAGTGGCCCCGAGCG CATATTGAGTATAAGTGCAGATATTGAAACAATTGGagaaattttgaagaaaattatCCCTACCTTAGAAGAG TACCAGCACTACAAAGGAAGTGACTTTGACTGCGAGCTAAGGCTGTTGATTCACCAGAGTCTGGCAGGAGGAATTATTGGCGTCAAGGGTGCTAAAATCAAAGAACTCCGAGAG aACACTCAGACCACCATTAAACTTTTTCAAGAGTGCTGTCCTCATTCCACGGACAGAGTGGTACTTATTGGTGGAAAGCCTGATAGAGTTGTGGAATGCATCAAGATCATCCTGGATCTTATATCAGAG TCTCCAATCAAAGGACGGGCACAGCCATATGACCCCAATTTCTATGATGAAACATATGACTATGGTGGCTTCACAATGATGTTTGATGATAGAAGGGGACGTCCTGTAGGATTTCCAATGCGTGGAAGGGGAGGCTTTGATCGAATGCCTCCTGGTCGTGGTGGGCGTCCCATGCCTCCGTCAAGACGAGATTATGATGACATGAGCCCTCGCAgaggaccccctccccctcctccaggtcGTGGTGGCAGAGGTGGTAGCAGAGCACGtaatcttcctcttcctcctcctccgcctcctcgTGGCGG AGATCTTATGTCTTATGACCGGAGGGGCAGACCTGGAGACCGTTATGATGGAATG ATGATGCAGTGTCACGTGGACGCCTGTGATGACATACAACCACCAGAATTG TTTGAGGGTGGGTCTGGATATG ACTATTCTTATGCAGGGGGTCGTGGATCATACGGTGATCTCGGTGGACCCATCATCACAACACAAGTAACGATTCCCAAAGAT TTGGCTGGATCTATTATTGGGAAAGGAGGTCAGAGGATCAAACAAATACGTCATGAATCAGGGGCTTCAATCAAAATTGATGAACCTTTAGAAGGCTCAGAAGACCGGATAATAACTATTACAGGCACACAGGATCAGATACAGAATGCACAGTATTTACTGCAGAACAG tgTGAAGCAGTATTCTGGAAAGTTTTTCTAA
- the HNRNPK gene encoding heterogeneous nuclear ribonucleoprotein K isoform X1 → METEQQEETFTNTETNGKRPAEDMEEEQAFKRSRNTDEMVELRILLQSKNAGAVIGKGGKNIKALRTDYNASVSVPDSSGPERILSISADIETIGEILKKIIPTLEEYQHYKGSDFDCELRLLIHQSLAGGIIGVKGAKIKELRENTQTTIKLFQECCPHSTDRVVLIGGKPDRVVECIKIILDLISESPIKGRAQPYDPNFYDETYDYGGFTMMFDDRRGRPVGFPMRGRGGFDRMPPGRGGRPMPPSRRDYDDMSPRRGPPPPPPGRGGRGGSRARNLPLPPPPPPRGGDLMSYDRRGRPGDRYDGMMMQCHVDACDDIQPPELFEGGSGYDYSYAGGRGSYGDLGGPIITTQVTIPKDLAGSIIGKGGQRIKQIRHESGASIKIDEPLEGSEDRIITITGTQDQIQNAQYLLQNSVKQYADVEGF, encoded by the exons ATGGAGACCGAGCAGCAAGAGGAGACTTTTACCAACACAGAGACAAATG GAAAACGTCCTGCAGAAGATATGGAAGAAGAACAGGCTTTCAAAAGATCTCGCAACACTGATGAAATGGTAGAACTGCGCATCCTGCTTCAGAGCAAA aaTGCTGGAGCAGTGATTGGAAAAGGTGGCAAAAATATTAAGGCACTTCGTACAGAC TACAATGCCAGTGTTTCAGTCCCAGACAGCAGTGGCCCCGAGCG CATATTGAGTATAAGTGCAGATATTGAAACAATTGGagaaattttgaagaaaattatCCCTACCTTAGAAGAG TACCAGCACTACAAAGGAAGTGACTTTGACTGCGAGCTAAGGCTGTTGATTCACCAGAGTCTGGCAGGAGGAATTATTGGCGTCAAGGGTGCTAAAATCAAAGAACTCCGAGAG aACACTCAGACCACCATTAAACTTTTTCAAGAGTGCTGTCCTCATTCCACGGACAGAGTGGTACTTATTGGTGGAAAGCCTGATAGAGTTGTGGAATGCATCAAGATCATCCTGGATCTTATATCAGAG TCTCCAATCAAAGGACGGGCACAGCCATATGACCCCAATTTCTATGATGAAACATATGACTATGGTGGCTTCACAATGATGTTTGATGATAGAAGGGGACGTCCTGTAGGATTTCCAATGCGTGGAAGGGGAGGCTTTGATCGAATGCCTCCTGGTCGTGGTGGGCGTCCCATGCCTCCGTCAAGACGAGATTATGATGACATGAGCCCTCGCAgaggaccccctccccctcctccaggtcGTGGTGGCAGAGGTGGTAGCAGAGCACGtaatcttcctcttcctcctcctccgcctcctcgTGGCGG AGATCTTATGTCTTATGACCGGAGGGGCAGACCTGGAGACCGTTATGATGGAATG ATGATGCAGTGTCACGTGGACGCCTGTGATGACATACAACCACCAGAATTG TTTGAGGGTGGGTCTGGATATG ACTATTCTTATGCAGGGGGTCGTGGATCATACGGTGATCTCGGTGGACCCATCATCACAACACAAGTAACGATTCCCAAAGAT TTGGCTGGATCTATTATTGGGAAAGGAGGTCAGAGGATCAAACAAATACGTCATGAATCAGGGGCTTCAATCAAAATTGATGAACCTTTAGAAGGCTCAGAAGACCGGATAATAACTATTACAGGCACACAGGATCAGATACAGAATGCACAGTATTTACTGCAGAACAG tgTGAAGCAGTATGCAGATGTTGAAGGATTCTAA